The nucleotide window agagagagagagagagagaactccatCATACATGTTGCAAGGATATTTCCCATCTACCCCTTGGCTTTCGGAGGCTTGTTTATAACAAGCCCAAGAACAGAGAGATGAAATTATCAAAACAGACTGTAAAGtccacaaacaaaaccaaacacacatgcTGGCTCTGTGAGAGTCGTGTGTCGAACCGATAAGATCCAGAGAGCCCCGCTACATTCTGTAAACAGCACCGAGGTCTGAAGCACTCGGGAACTCAAAGTAAAAGCTAGTTCCTATCTCCTCACAGGAAAAGTCCCAGATGAATCAAAGgcttaaaacacacaaacaaccaaaaaaacgcAAAACTTCTAGAAGATTTTCTTGGGGGTGGGAAAGACCTTTTAAGCACGCCATATGGGAAGATGTAAGGGGGAAGGTTGGTAATTTTAACTACGCACAAAAAAGGTTTTAAGCGCTCTGCCAGAAAAGAAAGTAGGTTTGGAATTATCCGTGGTATGAGGTTTTCTGTGCTTTGGAGTTCACCATGGCCTGGaatctttctggtttctgtttctcaagGGTGGTGGGGTCTAGGTCCAGGGTCCCTGGGTCCCTGAGAGGCCTGacctgtggagaaagagagagatcgctgggggctggagaagggaggagagggagatgttGGGGGAAGCAGAAGGAGGCTCTTGCCACAGGAACTTCACCTCCTttattttccccctcttcttctttccatcctcctaattttcttcttcctcctccttccctctccctcctccctcccctcctcttcctcttcctcccatcttatttatcccctccctctccctgttcccctcccccccatcctcctcctccacacacacacacacacacacacacacacacacacacacacacaccccgcctcCCTCCGCCTCTTatatcctctcttctccccccccttcctcctccctttgctTTCCTCCTTAGCCGCTACTCAACAGAGGCCATGACCCAAGCCAGGGCCCCAGACTTCATGGCCCTGGAGCCCGCaggccttcccttcttcctcaaggCTGCCAGCCCATGCAGTTCTCCGGCCCGGAGCCCCAGGCCTGGAGCCCCGTGAGAGAGCTGGGTCTTGGCTCCAGCCGGAAGTCTGTCCTTAACAGCCGAAGCTCTGAGGACCTAGGTAAGGGTCCAAGGTCCAGGGTCTGAGGGAACAGGAGGGCTGTGACCCAATTTCAGATGACAGGGACAGAGTACCAGTGCCTGTCTTGCTCTGAGAACCTTTCTGGGTCCACCGCACCTGTCCAGCCCCTCAGGGACAGGCTTCCAGAAAGGTGGATCTGTCCCTCTCTGGAACAAGCGCAAGCCCCCTGTGTGGCATTAGCGCTTTAGGAAGGAGCTGTCCTTTAAGCCTTCCTATTTTCTAGAAGTGACTGCCCCCGGGGAGGGATGATATTCTCTGTGAATGGCTGCCTGTGCAGCCTCAGTTTCAGCCCTCTTGTCCCTCCAGCCACAGAGCCACCCCCTTTTCCCTCGACCTTGGAACCAGAGACATCCTCAGACTTGGAGCCCACGGCTGAATTAGAGGAGCAAGCTCCCTCCAGGACCGCCACGCCAAGCCCTGTGCTGGGCAAAGTTTTGGTCAAAGGAGTGTGTGACAACCAGCAAATGCAGTGGGAAGTGAGCTTCGAGCTAGAACCTCCAGCCCTGCGGAAGGAGGACACACAGAACGATGACATGTGGGGCGAGACTTTCCACCACCTGGCGGCCCGCGCCATCATCCGCGAATTCGAGCATCTGGCCCAGTGCGAGGATGAGATTGAGCTGGGTGAGCGACCAGGATTGGGGATAGCGGTATTCCCCTTAGCAGCACAGTGACCTTCCCACTGCCCGAGGCCAGACTTGGGCCTTTCCAAAGCCCCGCCCACACCCTGAGGCCCGCCCTCCAGAAGCCTAGTGCCACATCTACTGCCCAAGATCCCTTCTCTCATTTTTGAACTCCCACCCACACCCAAACTCCTCAAAGTCCCTTACTCTGTCTCGGTAACCTAAGGTTAGCCCTAGGCTAGCCTCATCAACTAGCTCCACACTATGCACcgctcctcccctgcctctgaccCTTATAACACCCCAGCGGAGGTCAAGGCTCCATCTCCATACCACTAACTGTTTCCCTGAGCCCACGCTACACCATGTCTCACCCCACATTAAATGGAGCTTGGGGCTGCATCCTCAACCTGAggtgccctccctccctcagccccgGCCTCCTCCATCTTTTCCACTCTCCTGGTGAcccatcctcctctcttcctttgtcctccTCTCCTACCAGTGCTCCTATACTCTCCCACCCCTGTGCTCCCTCATAGCCAGCATTTCTCTTCAGTGATCCATGTCTGGTTCTGGATAGCCAACAGTGGTAGGAGATCCTCTGAGGTCAAACCTTTCCCACAGGACCCCTAGACCTAGCCTAGATCCCGCCCACTCACACCAGTCCCAATGACTTCCACACAGTCAGCTGGGGACCAGGCTAGGTGTTTGGCCCCACAAAGGCCTCAGAGGGTTGGCTGGCATAGAATACAGTAATCTCATCCTTTCCCAGGGGTACCTGGCACTGGCTAAGAGAGGCCAGCATTAATCAAACAATTACACAGCTAATTAAGTAAGTCCTGTTCAGAAACACATGAATTCCAAGCCCTGTGTAGCAGGGCTGGGTCGTGAGCTAATTTAGTTCAGGAACTGGGGCAGTTTTTCCCCAGGACTTGACTAGTGAAATCTCAATAGGACACACTTGGAGAACAGAGATAAGGGCCAGTAAGAATTATGGGGTTCCCTTGCTGTGAGTTTATGTTTCCTTTACATACTATGTGGTTTATATTCCATTTGTATTTAGGGATGATGTAtgatcccctttccttcccatgaATACTCCTCCCCCTTCGTTGCCCTGGCTTCTTGAAc belongs to Rattus rattus isolate New Zealand unplaced genomic scaffold, Rrattus_CSIRO_v1 flattened_line_144490, whole genome shotgun sequence and includes:
- the LOC116889776 gene encoding von Willebrand factor A domain-containing protein 5B1-like; this translates as MQFSGPEPQAWSPVRELGLGSSRKSVLNSRSSEDLATEPPPFPSTLEPETSSDLEPTAELEEQAPSRTATPSPVLGKVLVKGVCDNQQMQWEVSFELEPPALRKEDTQNDDMWGETFHHLAARAIIREFEHLAQCEDEIELGSNRRYQVNAVHTSKACNVISKYTAFVPVDINKRQYLPTVVKYHNSGKAHA